The Candidatus Methanomethylicota archaeon genomic interval ACTAGGACTACATCAGGCACTGCATTTTTTAGTACTCGCTCCGCTCTTACCATAATCCTTGCAGTTTGTTGGGCATGACTTCCAGATCTAACATTCAAAAAGAAGTCTGGTTTTGGAAGATTCAAATCATGTATGAAGGTGTCAGACATGTATGAACTAAAGTGCTGGCATGTATGAATGAAGATAAGCTCTAGATCACTTCTTTTTAAAATCTCCCATATCACTGGGGCCATCTTTATGATTTCAGGTCTAGTACCAACCGATACGGCCACCTTTATCTTAGCCGTAAGAGATCACCTAACAGTCTACTCATGTTCTTCGAAAAATCGAAGTTCCTCAAACTGTATTGACGTCCATTTTCCCCCATTTTGACCCTCAACTCATCATCGGTAAGCAGCTTAAGTAATGACTTGGTTAAGAGTGATATATTCCTTGGGTCCGAAATGAAAATTCCAGCTCTAGAGTCGCTAAGAATCCTTCCTATTTCTAATGAAGATGTGGCAATTATTGGTTTCCCACAAGAGAGATATTCGAAAAATTTAGTTGGAAGCGCTCCCCTCTCGTACTCATGTAAAGGCACAATGCAGATATCTGAAAGTGCTATAAGATCAACTAAAACAGGCTGTGGGACTGGAGGTAAAAACTTCACATGATTTTCAAGTTTAAGTCTATGATGAAGTTCAATCAGTGAGTCAAGTTCCCTCCCAGAGCCAACAATAAGAAAAATCACATCTGGATACTCTTTTACAACTTCCTTTAAAGCAAAAAGAAAATTATCTATCGATTGAGCCTTACCTATATTACCGCTATAGAGTATCACTTTTTTCCCTTCAAGACCAAGCTTAGCTTTAAGGCTTGGATCAGCAATTTTTGGTCTGAAGAAGTTTGGATCGGTTCCTGACATTAATACAAATACATCTTTCTTGGTCTTCCGTCTAATTTGATCAGCCAAATATGGACTTACTGTAATTATTCTATCTGCATATTTGTATGCTATATTTTCACATAAGGACAACATAACATACACAGGACTATTCTTTTTTAAGTATCCTTCTTCTACTAAAGATTCAGGCCAGATGTCTTGCACATCGATTAGAACAATCTTTCTTAAAAATCTGCCAAAAAGTGCAAGGGGGCCAATTGTTATCGGAGGTGATGAAAGAAGGAGAACGTCATAAGATACGGTTATTGAAGTTATAAAAAAGCTCAAGAAAGAATAGCAAGTAAACAGAAAAATATCCCTCATTTTATTTTGTGGAATTTTTCCATGCTTAATTAATGGACGAAAGGTGATTACTTTACAGTTCAGCCCTAATTTCTTGAACTGAAGATATATATTGCGATTCCTAGATGCTGCTCCACCTAATAGTGGAGGAAAATATTGCGTCACAAATATGCAAGATACTTTACTCATAATGTATCAGAATAGTTGGCATCAATAACAGAGTATGCACTAAGAATACTCTGAATCAATGAATGCGAAATTTTAACTATATCGTGCTGATTTAGACAAGGATGATTTGGTACAGTAATAAGGGATCTAGATAACTCTTCTGTGTGAATATATCGGTTGTTTTGATAAATTCTTAGAATGCAAGGAAGATAATAATATGGTCTCTCTACATCGATCCCTCTATTTCTAAGGTCCTCTTCCACTCTTTTAATAAGGTTCTTTCTTAACTTAATAGGGAACCTCGTGAAAGTATTTAGGATATTATCATTTGATGCTTCAGGAAGCTGCACGAAATTTGTGACGCTTGATAACGCTGTGAGTAAAAACCTAGCGTTTGTTATTCTGATTCCATTTAAGTCGTCTATTTTTCTGAGTTGCATTCTCGCCATCCTAGCCGACGAAGAGGGCATCTTCATTAATTTTATAGTTTTACTTGCGACGTCATTACTTTGCTTAGTCATAAGTGTGATGCAATTCTTTACGATTTCTGAATCGCTTTTATTTAATTCGTCTTCCACAATTTTTTTGATAATTTTGTAATATGTGGAACTAGAGAAGAATTTCATAGCGAGAATATTCCTTGTGACACGAAGTTGCCATGAAATACTAGGCTCCGGCAAATGATCCCATATGCTTTCTATCTTATTAACAAGTTCATCATTATTGACAGCTAATGCTCCTCCCTCTCCTGAAGTGATACTTTTTCCTGGTCCAAAACTGAATATTGCCAAATCTCCAAATGTTCCCACTTTTTTGCCATTATATCT includes:
- a CDS encoding glycosyltransferase family 4 protein, which gives rise to MSKVSCIFVTQYFPPLLGGAASRNRNIYLQFKKLGLNCKVITFRPLIKHGKIPQNKMRDIFLFTCYSFLSFFITSITVSYDVLLLSSPPITIGPLALFGRFLRKIVLIDVQDIWPESLVEEGYLKKNSPVYVMLSLCENIAYKYADRIITVSPYLADQIRRKTKKDVFVLMSGTDPNFFRPKIADPSLKAKLGLEGKKVILYSGNIGKAQSIDNFLFALKEVVKEYPDVIFLIVGSGRELDSLIELHHRLKLENHVKFLPPVPQPVLVDLIALSDICIVPLHEYERGALPTKFFEYLSCGKPIIATSSLEIGRILSDSRAGIFISDPRNISLLTKSLLKLLTDDELRVKMGENGRQYSLRNFDFSKNMSRLLGDLLRLR
- a CDS encoding DegT/DnrJ/EryC1/StrS aminotransferase family protein; this translates as MIPRAAVPISNIELFSSLIAAVQAGNDEVTEFEKSLANYLGVKKVYAVNSGRTALYLALKSLNLKRGQGVIVPAFTCAIVFEVILRLGLKPILIDVDPKTYNIDPELIPNSITSEAKVMIPVHLFGRPCEMSQIMEIANKFDLLVIEDVAQALGARYNGKKVGTFGDLAIFSFGPGKSITSGEGGALAVNNDELVNKIESIWDHLPEPSISWQLRVTRNILAMKFFSSSTYYKIIKKIVEDELNKSDSEIVKNCITLMTKQSNDVASKTIKLMKMPSSSARMARMQLRKIDDLNGIRITNARFLLTALSSVTNFVQLPEASNDNILNTFTRFPIKLRKNLIKRVEEDLRNRGIDVERPYYYLPCILRIYQNNRYIHTEELSRSLITVPNHPCLNQHDIVKISHSLIQSILSAYSVIDANYSDTL